One window of the Syntrophorhabdaceae bacterium genome contains the following:
- the nifE gene encoding nitrogenase iron-molybdenum cofactor biosynthesis protein NifE, which yields MIEILKEREQQVYEKGESRFDLACEKPSLAGSVSQRACVFCGSRVVLYPIADALHLVHGPVGCAAYTWDIRGSVSSGPELHRMSFSTDLSEREVIYGGEKKLYAALTELIEAYKPRAAFVYATCIVGLIGDDVQAVCARVEAEQAIPVIPVHSEGFRGSKKDGYRAACEALFRLVGKDDETPLSPRSINILGDFNLAGETWIIKEYYRRMGVETASCITGDGRVGEIGRSHRASLNVVQCSGSMTYLAQLMKKTYHIPFKRVSYFGIEDTAEALYTVARHFKDAQVLRNTEELVASEVRRIYPEVERFRTSLEGKKAAVYVGGSFKAFSLVKALRHLGIKTVVVGSQTGNKEDYDYLGEICDPGTVIVDDTNPLELSRFMTEKDVDLLIGGVKERPIAYKMGVAFCDHNHERKIALAGFEGMVNFSREVYSSTMSPVWQFSPARIGREARTAVDADVESTKGHGAARC from the coding sequence ATGATAGAGATCCTGAAGGAAAGAGAGCAGCAGGTATATGAAAAGGGCGAATCCCGATTCGACCTTGCCTGCGAAAAGCCGAGCCTTGCCGGCTCGGTGAGCCAGCGGGCCTGCGTATTCTGCGGCTCCAGGGTTGTCCTTTATCCCATAGCAGATGCGCTCCATCTCGTCCATGGACCCGTAGGTTGCGCCGCATACACCTGGGACATCAGGGGCTCCGTCTCGTCGGGGCCCGAGCTCCACAGGATGAGCTTCTCCACGGACCTTTCGGAGCGGGAGGTGATCTACGGCGGAGAGAAAAAGCTCTACGCCGCCCTCACCGAACTGATTGAGGCATATAAACCCCGGGCCGCCTTCGTCTATGCCACCTGCATTGTCGGCCTTATCGGAGACGACGTGCAGGCAGTATGCGCCAGGGTGGAGGCAGAGCAGGCCATCCCCGTGATCCCCGTCCATTCCGAAGGGTTCAGGGGCAGCAAAAAGGACGGGTACAGGGCAGCCTGCGAGGCCCTCTTCCGTCTGGTCGGCAAGGATGACGAGACCCCGCTCTCGCCGCGAAGCATCAACATCCTCGGCGATTTCAACTTGGCGGGCGAGACGTGGATCATTAAGGAGTACTACCGCCGTATGGGCGTGGAGACGGCGTCGTGCATCACCGGCGACGGCAGGGTCGGCGAGATAGGGCGGTCTCACCGGGCATCCCTCAACGTGGTCCAGTGCTCCGGCTCCATGACCTACCTCGCCCAGCTCATGAAGAAGACCTATCACATCCCTTTCAAGAGGGTCTCCTATTTCGGCATAGAGGATACCGCCGAAGCCCTCTACACCGTGGCGCGCCATTTCAAAGACGCGCAGGTGCTCCGCAACACGGAAGAGCTCGTCGCAAGCGAGGTCCGCCGGATCTACCCGGAGGTGGAGCGATTCAGGACCTCCCTCGAGGGAAAGAAGGCTGCCGTCTACGTGGGCGGATCGTTCAAGGCCTTCTCTCTCGTAAAGGCCCTGCGCCACCTGGGTATAAAAACGGTCGTGGTCGGCTCCCAGACCGGGAACAAGGAGGACTATGACTATCTCGGAGAGATCTGCGATCCCGGCACGGTCATCGTGGACGACACGAACCCCCTGGAGCTCTCCCGATTTATGACGGAAAAGGATGTGGACCTCCTTATTGGCGGGGTAAAGGAGCGGCCCATCGCATACAAGATGGGAGTGGCCTTCTGCGACCATAACCATGAGCGAAAGATCGCGCTCGCCGGCTTCGAAGGGATGGTCAACTTTTCCCGCGAGGTTTATTCGAGCACCATGAGTCCCGTGTGGCAGTTCTCGCCTGCAAGGATAGGGCGTGAGGCAAGGACCGCCGTTGACGCCGACGTCGAATCGACGAAAGGCCATGGGGCCGCGCGGTGCTGA